In a single window of the Nodularia spumigena CCY9414 genome:
- a CDS encoding cupin domain-containing protein, which yields MSKFFPQHQNIKVSDVDLAAFQCQDIVFQFAYIAPGARFALHQHPESQMGMVISGNLEMNVNGKKEFLQPLQQVYTAGANVPHGSINYSGESIFCFDVKRLTNLSGQEADFFDLKPDKDEVTNLPIQLAVGSWFKTMILQIPPGEKIPTQQSDSEEIGIILNGQMVINVGGEQQLVKKSEIYYAPVNVTHSGYNSTSEPVTLIKILLPHHP from the coding sequence ATGTCTAAATTTTTTCCCCAACATCAAAACATCAAAGTTAGTGATGTAGATTTAGCGGCTTTTCAGTGCCAAGACATTGTTTTTCAATTTGCCTACATTGCTCCGGGTGCTAGATTTGCACTACATCAACATCCAGAAAGTCAAATGGGAATGGTAATTTCTGGTAATTTGGAAATGAATGTTAATGGTAAAAAAGAATTTTTGCAACCATTACAACAAGTCTATACTGCTGGAGCTAATGTTCCTCATGGTTCAATTAATTATTCTGGGGAATCTATCTTTTGTTTCGATGTCAAACGACTCACTAATTTATCGGGTCAGGAAGCGGATTTTTTTGACCTCAAACCCGACAAGGATGAAGTTACCAATTTACCTATTCAGTTAGCAGTGGGTTCTTGGTTTAAAACTATGATCTTGCAAATTCCCCCTGGTGAAAAAATCCCCACTCAGCAATCTGATAGTGAAGAAATAGGCATTATTCTGAATGGTCAAATGGTGATTAATGTAGGAGGAGAACAACAACTAGTCAAAAAAAGTGAAATTTATTATGCTCCTGTTAATGTAACTCATTCAGGTTACAATTCAACATCGGAACCAGTCACATTAATTAAAATTTTGCTACCACACCATCCTTAA
- a CDS encoding LysR family transcriptional regulator encodes MLKFSMEFNYSVPSSNILSVGTLGPSGTSSEEALNYIKKQIQPKDIEITVKLFDEFLALREALRNNEVDLALVPHAYDKINEFYMEPNFDLGFIFVYPTPVYGLAKKKDQEVKFIGSKIVTHPAPLPLLSQLLPTGYNQQEITVELANSTSAAAQQVHQGLADLAITNDKARQSYDLEFVAIYGTIPMSWSIFYKKPI; translated from the coding sequence ATGTTGAAGTTTTCAATGGAATTTAACTACTCCGTTCCGTCATCCAATATCTTAAGTGTTGGCACATTGGGACCTAGTGGAACGAGCAGCGAAGAAGCCTTAAATTATATTAAAAAGCAAATCCAACCCAAGGATATAGAAATCACAGTTAAGCTATTTGATGAATTTTTAGCTTTACGAGAAGCATTACGAAACAATGAAGTAGATTTAGCCCTAGTTCCCCATGCTTACGATAAGATTAACGAGTTTTATATGGAACCTAACTTTGATTTAGGTTTTATATTTGTCTATCCAACTCCTGTTTATGGATTAGCTAAGAAAAAAGATCAAGAAGTCAAATTTATTGGTAGTAAGATTGTCACTCATCCTGCACCATTACCCTTACTATCACAACTTTTACCGACTGGATATAATCAACAAGAAATTACCGTAGAATTAGCCAACTCTACCAGTGCGGCTGCTCAACAAGTACATCAAGGTTTAGCTGACTTAGCTATCACCAATGACAAAGCACGGCAATCCTATGATTTAGAATTTGTGGCAATTTATGGGACAATACCCATGAGTTGGTCTATTTTTTATAAAAAACCTATTTAG
- a CDS encoding non-ribosomal peptide synthetase → MITNNTRFYPLSHGQQALWFLHQNDPENTAYNLFMTLRLSSELDIKSLQRTWQKIYDRHPILRTTYTTHQGQPVQQIHPNQAVKIPVIDATKWSEEELKAEILIEVDRPFDLEQGPIQRLILFTRTPTENIFVIAMHHIASDMWSYDVMLSEMLVLYENETEHTLPESLPYTDFVHWQSEMLSSSEGEKWWKYWQQKLNGKPTILNLPLDKPRPPVPTYNGISHTFKINEQLTTDLKSLAAKEGVTPFTILLSAFQVFLHRYSGQKEILIGVPLAGRTGKQFKQTVGYCANPVVLQADLINNYVFKELLIYNRRQLFTALKHQYYPFTLLVKNLEIPRDSSYFPLFQVSFTSQKHRWYEPDDKKLYLEKGKKLHIEPYFIGQRGAAFDLDLVLIETGETLELCWQYNTDLFTDATIQRMMANFQVLLAGIIANPEQHISQLPILTDVEQNQILKEWNQTQRDYPQDKCIHHLFEEQVKQNPDAVALIYEDEKLTYQELNKKANQLSHYLQHLGVKPETLVGICVERSLELIISILAVLKAGGAYVPLDPAYPQERLNFILQDAQLPIILTQQHFITKLLPTSAKIICTDIDIHSQPSDNPSSSVKSDNLAYVIYTSGSTGKPKGVMVAHRGLCNLATAQIKLFEVRPDSSVLQFASISFDASISEIVMAICAGAKLCLATRDSLQPGQPLQKLLQIQNISHVTLVPSALAALSPQDLPNLKNLIVAGEPCPGDLAASWAVGRQFFNAYGPTEATVCATVLLYQPGMKISIGQAIAHTQIYILDHYLQPVPIGVPGELHIAGVGLARGYLNQPDLTAQKFIPNPFSNDTNSRLYKTGDLGRYLPDGNIEFLGRIDNQVKIRGFRIELEEIETTIVQHPQIQQAIAIVREDIPGTKRLVAYIVPHQQHSLNSNEIWEYLKHKLPEYMIPAIFVFLDSLPLTPNGKIDRKSLPIPSTVHQSDNFTAPRNPIETALVEIWQQVLRVEKIGIHDNFFALGGDSIISIQIIDQSHQQGIQITSKQLFQYQTIAQLANIVTINKTISPLQSLVTGEIPLTPSQHWFFEQNSPQPHYFNQTMMLEVSADTQPALLEQAIKTLLIHHDALRMRFIKHESGWQQINSDQYEPVPFQVFDFSALPATEQTQSIETIAQELQSSLNLTTGPVIRVALFQLGTEKNGRLLLICQHLVTDAISLKILLADLVTAYKQLQREETIQLPPKTTSFKDWAIRQQKYGQSQTLEQELKHWLAQYSADISPLPLDYPLKPGLNLEGSTQAVGVSLTPAETHNLLQAVPQAYSTTTEEIFLTALVQTITSWTGSHSLFIDLEGHRQPELFANVDLSRTVGWFTIIYPALLQLNNTDDCGVAIKTIKEQIRQIPHHGIGFSNLRYYSQNPDIRQKLQSLPKPQISFYHWGTFEQIQAESILLGLAPENVGYMFSPQAERSYLLNVVSAVVENQLQISWLYSGDIHQQRTIESLAHNYITYLRKLIQHCQSPEAGGYTPADFPDADLSQDELDNLLSELE, encoded by the coding sequence ATGATTACAAATAATACTCGTTTTTATCCTTTATCTCACGGACAGCAAGCCCTTTGGTTTTTACACCAAAACGACCCGGAGAATACAGCATATAATCTATTTATGACACTCCGTTTAAGTTCAGAACTAGATATAAAGTCTCTCCAGCGAACTTGGCAGAAAATTTACGATCGCCATCCCATTCTCCGCACCACTTACACCACCCATCAAGGTCAACCAGTTCAGCAAATCCACCCAAACCAAGCAGTTAAAATCCCAGTTATAGATGCAACAAAATGGAGTGAGGAGGAACTGAAGGCAGAAATCTTGATTGAGGTTGATCGTCCCTTTGATTTAGAACAAGGTCCCATCCAAAGATTAATACTATTTACCCGCACACCAACAGAAAATATTTTTGTAATAGCCATGCACCACATCGCATCTGATATGTGGTCTTATGATGTCATGCTTTCAGAGATGTTAGTGTTATATGAAAACGAGACAGAACATACTCTACCAGAAAGTTTACCCTACACAGATTTTGTGCATTGGCAATCAGAAATGCTGTCTAGTTCCGAAGGGGAAAAGTGGTGGAAATATTGGCAGCAGAAATTAAATGGCAAACCAACAATTTTAAATTTGCCTTTAGATAAACCCCGTCCTCCAGTACCAACTTATAACGGAATTTCTCATACATTTAAAATTAATGAACAACTAACAACTGATTTAAAATCTTTAGCTGCCAAAGAAGGTGTTACCCCATTTACAATTTTACTTTCTGCCTTCCAAGTATTTCTACATCGCTACTCTGGACAAAAAGAAATTCTCATTGGTGTTCCTTTAGCTGGTCGGACTGGAAAGCAGTTTAAACAAACTGTTGGTTACTGTGCTAACCCAGTAGTTTTACAGGCAGATTTGATCAATAATTATGTATTTAAAGAACTGCTGATCTATAACCGTCGTCAATTATTTACGGCTTTAAAACATCAATATTATCCTTTTACTCTATTAGTAAAAAATCTAGAAATTCCCCGTGATTCTAGTTACTTTCCTTTGTTTCAGGTGTCTTTCACTTCCCAGAAACACCGTTGGTATGAGCCGGACGATAAAAAATTATATTTAGAAAAGGGAAAAAAGCTGCACATAGAACCATACTTCATTGGACAAAGAGGAGCAGCGTTTGATTTAGATTTAGTATTGATTGAAACAGGCGAAACTCTGGAGTTATGTTGGCAATATAACACCGATTTATTTACAGATGCTACCATCCAACGAATGATGGCTAATTTTCAAGTTTTATTAGCAGGGATAATTGCCAATCCAGAACAGCATATTTCTCAATTGCCCATCCTCACAGATGTAGAACAAAATCAAATATTAAAAGAGTGGAATCAGACTCAAAGAGATTATCCCCAAGATAAATGTATTCATCATTTATTTGAGGAACAGGTAAAACAGAATCCTGATGCTGTTGCGCTAATTTATGAAGATGAAAAACTCACCTATCAAGAATTAAATAAAAAAGCCAATCAACTCTCGCATTATTTACAACATTTAGGGGTAAAACCAGAAACTTTAGTCGGGATTTGTGTAGAGCGATCACTCGAACTCATTATTAGTATACTAGCAGTCCTCAAAGCTGGTGGCGCTTATGTCCCACTTGATCCCGCCTATCCCCAAGAAAGATTAAACTTCATTCTGCAAGATGCCCAACTACCCATTATCCTCACACAGCAACACTTCATCACCAAACTATTACCTACATCTGCAAAAATCATCTGTACAGATATAGATATTCATTCCCAACCTAGTGATAACCCCTCCAGTTCGGTTAAATCTGATAACTTAGCTTATGTGATTTATACCTCCGGTTCTACGGGTAAACCAAAAGGGGTTATGGTTGCTCATCGGGGCTTATGTAATTTAGCCACAGCACAAATTAAACTATTTGAAGTCAGACCAGATAGCTCCGTCCTCCAGTTTGCATCTATCAGTTTTGACGCTTCCATTTCCGAAATAGTCATGGCTATTTGTGCCGGTGCAAAGTTATGTTTAGCAACAAGGGACTCACTGCAACCTGGACAACCTCTACAGAAACTATTGCAAATACAAAATATTAGCCATGTCACCCTAGTACCATCAGCCCTAGCAGCTTTGTCACCCCAAGACCTGCCTAACCTAAAAAATCTTATCGTTGCTGGTGAACCATGTCCAGGAGATTTAGCCGCTTCTTGGGCTGTGGGACGGCAGTTTTTTAACGCCTATGGACCAACAGAAGCCACAGTGTGCGCTACCGTCTTATTGTATCAACCAGGAATGAAAATTTCTATTGGTCAGGCGATCGCTCACACTCAAATTTATATTCTTGATCACTATCTTCAACCCGTCCCCATCGGTGTACCAGGAGAACTGCACATTGCTGGAGTAGGATTAGCGCGGGGATACCTCAATCAGCCTGATTTAACTGCCCAAAAATTTATTCCCAATCCTTTTAGTAATGACACTAACTCTCGTCTCTACAAAACCGGTGATTTAGGGCGCTACTTACCAGATGGTAACATCGAATTTCTAGGTCGCATTGACAATCAAGTGAAAATTCGTGGTTTTCGGATAGAGTTAGAAGAAATTGAAACCACCATTGTCCAACATCCGCAAATACAACAAGCGATCGCCATTGTTAGGGAAGATATACCGGGTACTAAACGCCTCGTTGCTTATATTGTCCCCCATCAACAACATTCTCTCAATAGCAATGAAATATGGGAATACCTAAAACACAAGTTACCAGAGTATATGATCCCGGCGATCTTCGTGTTTTTAGACTCCCTACCCCTCACCCCCAATGGCAAAATAGATCGAAAATCCCTTCCTATTCCCTCAACAGTCCATCAATCAGACAACTTTACTGCACCACGCAATCCCATAGAAACAGCCTTAGTAGAAATTTGGCAGCAAGTTTTACGGGTAGAAAAAATTGGTATTCACGATAACTTCTTTGCCCTTGGTGGAGACTCGATTATTAGTATTCAAATCATCGATCAGTCTCATCAACAAGGCATACAAATAACCAGTAAACAGTTATTTCAATACCAAACCATAGCCCAACTAGCCAACATAGTTACTATCAACAAAACCATCTCACCCCTACAAAGTTTAGTCACAGGAGAAATACCCCTAACTCCCAGCCAGCATTGGTTTTTTGAACAAAACTCTCCCCAACCCCATTATTTTAATCAAACAATGATGCTAGAAGTATCAGCAGATACTCAACCAGCATTATTAGAACAGGCAATTAAAACCCTTCTAATCCATCATGATGCCCTAAGAATGCGGTTTATCAAACATGAATCGGGATGGCAACAAATTAATTCTGATCAATATGAACCTGTACCTTTTCAAGTGTTTGACTTCTCAGCCTTACCAGCCACAGAACAAACCCAGTCTATAGAAACCATCGCCCAAGAGTTGCAATCCAGCTTAAATTTAACCACAGGTCCAGTCATTCGAGTAGCACTGTTTCAGCTAGGGACTGAGAAAAATGGCAGACTATTACTAATTTGCCAACATCTAGTTACAGATGCCATCTCACTCAAGATTCTCCTAGCAGATTTAGTCACAGCCTACAAACAACTGCAAAGAGAAGAAACTATCCAACTACCACCCAAAACCACATCTTTTAAAGATTGGGCTATTCGTCAACAAAAATACGGTCAGTCCCAGACTCTCGAACAAGAATTAAAGCATTGGTTAGCCCAGTACAGTGCGGATATTTCACCCTTACCCTTAGATTATCCCCTCAAACCAGGACTAAATCTGGAAGGTAGCACTCAAGCTGTAGGAGTTTCCTTAACACCAGCAGAAACCCATAATCTTTTACAAGCAGTACCACAAGCTTACAGCACCACAACTGAGGAAATCTTTCTCACAGCTTTAGTTCAGACTATCACCAGTTGGACAGGTTCTCATTCTCTATTTATTGATTTGGAGGGACACAGACAACCAGAACTCTTTGCAAATGTAGATTTATCCCGTACCGTGGGCTGGTTTACTATCATCTATCCGGCGCTGCTGCAATTAAATAATACTGATGATTGCGGAGTAGCTATAAAAACAATCAAGGAACAAATACGACAAATTCCCCATCATGGGATAGGTTTTAGTAACCTCCGTTACTATAGCCAAAATCCAGATATCCGCCAAAAACTGCAATCATTACCCAAACCACAAATATCTTTTTACCATTGGGGAACATTTGAGCAAATCCAGGCAGAGTCCATTTTACTGGGACTAGCTCCAGAGAATGTCGGCTATATGTTTAGTCCCCAAGCAGAACGCAGCTATTTACTAAATGTAGTCAGTGCAGTAGTTGAAAACCAATTACAAATTAGTTGGCTGTACAGTGGGGATATTCATCAGCAAAGAACCATTGAAAGTTTAGCTCACAACTACATAACCTATTTAAGAAAATTAATTCAGCACTGCCAATCACCAGAAGCAGGAGGATATACACCTGCGGATTTCCCTGATGCTGATTTGAGTCAAGACGAACTTGACAATTTATTATCTGAGCTTGAATAA
- a CDS encoding SDR family oxidoreductase → MDLGLKGKVALVTGASAGIGLAVAQTLAQEGCKLVICGRGLEKIQQTERLLIQENANLEILSLVADVHKAEDSQNLVNAALNKFGKIDILINNSEGASFASDAVETLSDDDWRLVFEAKLMGYIRMTNLVLPGMKNQNWGRIINIVGTSGKEPSPRLIKSGVANAALMNFTKSVSSQTAKFNVLMTTVNPGLIDTPRHRQYLEIAAQEENQSVDVIKSRIAGKIPVGRLGSSDEVANLVVFLASECASYITGVTISIDGGLSVSAF, encoded by the coding sequence ATGGATTTAGGATTAAAAGGAAAAGTTGCTTTAGTGACAGGAGCGAGTGCTGGTATAGGTCTAGCTGTAGCTCAAACACTAGCACAGGAAGGATGTAAATTAGTTATTTGTGGACGTGGATTAGAAAAAATTCAACAAACTGAAAGATTACTAATTCAAGAAAATGCCAATTTAGAAATATTGAGTTTAGTAGCTGATGTTCACAAAGCTGAGGATTCCCAAAATTTAGTAAATGCCGCTTTAAATAAATTTGGAAAAATTGATATTTTAATCAATAATTCTGAAGGTGCGTCCTTTGCTAGTGATGCAGTAGAAACATTATCTGATGATGATTGGCGGCTGGTATTTGAAGCTAAATTAATGGGTTATATCCGCATGACTAATTTAGTTTTACCAGGGATGAAAAATCAAAATTGGGGGAGGATTATTAATATTGTGGGGACATCGGGAAAAGAACCTTCACCAAGGTTAATTAAATCAGGTGTGGCTAATGCGGCTTTAATGAATTTCACAAAATCAGTTTCTAGTCAAACTGCCAAATTTAACGTTTTGATGACTACAGTTAATCCTGGTTTAATTGACACACCTAGACATCGCCAGTATTTAGAAATTGCTGCACAGGAGGAAAATCAATCAGTTGATGTAATTAAATCTCGCATTGCTGGTAAAATTCCTGTTGGTCGTTTGGGTTCATCTGATGAAGTAGCCAATTTAGTAGTATTCTTAGCTTCAGAATGTGCTAGTTACATTACTGGGGTGACAATTTCTATAGATGGAGGATTATCTGTTTCTGCTTTTTAA